GAAATCAACACACTCGATAAAGACGGCCAGACTCTATTACTGTCGACCCTGCACCATCAAGCCACATATTTTAGAGACGGAACTATTGGCCTGTTGGTAGATCGCGGTGCGAACCCCTGTTTTCAAGATACGCAGGGGAACTGTCCGCTTGTCGCCGCTGTACACAATGAAGCCGCCTCGAGCGACACATCCATCTCTTTGCTACGTGGAATTGAGGCCCAGAAGATTCCATTCGAGGTGTTCGCCCCTCAGGTTTTGAAGGCTATATCTGCTGCTGAGGAGTGTGGCAATCGGGATGATAGACTCCGGATCCTGAGGCGGTTTtactggcggaggagataTCCAGTGTAGGAACTCACTTCATTCTAGCTGTGTTGCTTAACTGTGTAAACGGTTGTATATAGAGGTTGTGTATAGAGGTTGTATTTCGTTGAGATATCCAAttgaatattatatatttaacagACCTGACCAGAATTGTAATTATAGCTTTCAACGGTGTCATCCGCACAATTACATGAACACCGTACCACCGTTCGGCAgacttattttattatttaccCTCCTCAGCAAGCAATACATCCAGCGACAGATGAGTAGACAACAAAGTCCTCCCACTATCCGCAGCAGCATAAGTGGTCTCCGTAGGCCCATCCGGATTAACCCTAACCACATGGTGCTTCGGCTGgtcatcaacaagaagcCTCAACAGATCCGGGCGCGAATAATGTCCAACGGGGTCCGTCAAATGCTTCGCATAATCAATCTGATCTAGGTCAATATCGCAATAAATCAGGCCATCAAAGTTCGGATCCGCAGCCTCGGTGAGTTGTCTCCCATCAGGCCCAAAGACAGAAGCGcacccgccgccgccgctgagcATGAAGCTGCCCTTTGATGCGCCGGCCTGGCCTTCGCTGTTGAGTTTGGCCCCGGCGGCTGATAACACCTGGTTTGTGCACAGCACGAACACCCCGCCTTCTAATGCGTACATCCGACTTGCGGTTACTTCGTTGGCTTCGCGGGAGACGGAGTAGGGCTCGGGGCCGCCGCTGTATTCGCCGTTGAAGGGCCAGGCCGCGATGTGCACTTGTTCGCCTTGCGAGTAGGTGTGGTATTTCAGGAGCGGCTGGAGGTGTTCTACATCAACCGGGTTAGCAAATGACTGAAAATATAGATATGGTCCTGTCCTTGGCCCTACCCCAGCAGTTCAACATCCCAATACGACCTAGCGGTGTATCCACGACGGTGGTGAGAGAATCGCCCGTTGCATCTCCAAACAGCGTTCGTTCAACATGCGTAGGCTTCGTTTTCCTTCTATGCAGGAGGATATTCCCATCCGGCCCGATCATGACCTGGGCAAGGTACAGACTCGAGCCAACGCGCTCACTGAACCCAAAgacaatatatatactgtGTTTCGCGGCAGCCTGGCGGATAGCTAGCATCTCCTCCCCGTAGGCGGAGATACTGTTTGCCATGTATTTCTGCACGAGCGGGATGTTCTCTTTGTAATTTCCCGACCAGAGGAAATTTGGGTATCCCGGGACCCAGACCTCGCTGAAGGCGATGAGGGAAGCGCCGTTTTGTTTTGCTTCGGAGATGAGATGCAGCGATTTGGTGATTGCGGCGGCTTTGTCGAACCAGCAGGGTTCGGATTGGCAGATGGCGGCTTTCCATTGGCGGATGGACATGTTGGATACGTGGTAAGTGGGATATCTTATTGATTAGTTTCTTGGGAAGGATGGCTTGCTATTTGTATTCTAAGTATTGATATCAAAATATACTGTACTCCTTCGGTTAAGTATTTGCCGGTGGGAATTGGAGATCAGGGATATCTGCCAATCAATGATGCAGAATCAAGCAATTGTAAGATCTTACCAGAAAGTGTGGAGAATCACTAGTTAGTAGTTACTACGAGACCTACAACCGGGTATGCAGTACCCGGAGGACTGGTTAACAACCAGATTCGTAAAACGTAACTCATAATTTAAATGTTATCTCCAGACCATCAGCCGTTCGTACGTGCCCTGGAGTATCAGACCACAATGCAGGTCCCCAAATCAGCAAACCTAATAACTTCGTCCCCCGCGCCAGGAgtactcctcgtcctcatcaatcGACCAAAAAAACTCAACTCTCTTTCCCAACAGGACAGCCGCGACCTCGACGCCGTTTTCCAGTGGTTCGACAACGAGCCCGCTCTCCGTGTCGCTATCATCAGCGGCGTGGGACGCGCTTTTTGTGCGGGGGCCGACCTTAACGGTATGTTGATTACTCCGTTATCCCTGTTAGAACTGCACTTGGAATCATGTATCTAAATATAGCCGTGTGTACTGATGTTAACATTAACGTTAAAGAATGGATGAAAACCGCCCAAACCGGGCACAGACTCCAACTCCCCCCAACCGGCTTCGGAGGCATCTCGCAGCGCCAGGGGAAGAAgcccatcatcgccgccgttAATGGGATAGCGTACGGCGGGGGCTGCGAGATGGCCGTGAACTGCGACCTTGTTATCGCATGCGTCTCTGCAACATTCGCCCTCCCGGAGGTGAAACGCGGTGTGACGGCACTGGCGGGCGTGTTGCCCCGGATTGTGAGGACTGCTGGACGGCAGCGGGCGACGGAGTTTGCGCTGACCGGGAGGGCTGTGAGTGCGGAGGAATTTGAGAAATGGGGGATCTGTaatgaggttgttggggaggggagggatgtGGTTGGCGTGGCGGTGGAGTATGCAAAGGCGATTGCGGCCAACAGTCCCGACGCGGTGATTGTTACAAGGGAAGGGCTGAAGCTGGGATGGGAGGCGCTGGGGGTTGATGAGGCGAGTCGGTTGTTTGAAGCTCGTTGGAGTGCGACGCTGTATGAAGGGCCGAATCTGGTCGAGGGACTGCGGGCGTTCGCTGAGAAGAGAGAGCCGCGATGGCACAGCAAGCTCTAGTTAGTTGCAGGTACGGTAAGCCCCGTAAGATAAGCTGCAATTCGGCGTATCTTAGACTGCCAATTGGCCAATGCACCGTGGGTCGTGGTATTCCTGTTATAATACGCGTAATGCGGGGAAGCCCTggcctttcttcttccaagtAGAGCAGACCTTCTGCATTCCACTGCTTGACAGAAAATGACCGACAGACCAAACCCCCGCAAAAGGGTATCGCTCGCCTGCGAGCAGTGCCGCGCCAAACGAACACGAGTAGGCTCGACTGTCATGCCGGCTTCCgaggctgatgctgatgctgataaCAGTGTGACGGAGGACAGCCCAAATGTGGCTCATGTCTGCAGAAGAACAGTCCCTGCCAATACCCCCGCGGCGAAAATAAACGAAAGCACGTCTCCTGGCGAATTGTTTCTCACTCTTGCTAACTCCGATAGACCCCCCAGCAAACGCTATGTGCAGTCGCTGCAGGCCCATATCGCTGTCTTGGAGAGGCAGCTCGTCGAACTTGGGGGAAAGGTCTCGCGCTTAGAAACTGGACGGGAAAATGCCGCTACAGCTGATGGTGAACCTAATTCCCCTCCCAATAACCTCGTAGAGACCAAGAGCTCCGACCTGCGAGACCCCATCGAGGAACTAACCCAGCGCGCGGGGAGACTAAACATCGGCGAGGACGGACAGCTGCGATACTTTGGAGCCCAGAGCAActaccacctcctccacggcCCTATATACAACGAGACCACTCGACCCATCCAAGAGTTCCAGGAGATCGGACTGGCAACGGCAGGTCTACTATGCAGGGCAGTGGATGTGCCACAGGGGTTGCAAGACCACTTGCTGGGCCTGTATTGGCGATGGCAGAATCCCTGGCTCTATATGATTCATAAAGGGTCATTCATGTCTGACTATCGAAACGGCGGCAGGGGCAAGTTCTGCTCGCCGGTGCTCCTGTTTGCCATATTCGCGCTGTCGTCGCGATACTCGGATCGCGTTGAGGTCCGTTCAGACCCTGAGGATCCTCATTCCGCTGGAAATCGGTTCGCAGAGCAGGCGAAGATCCTGCTTCAGCATGAGTGTGAGGCGCCCACCACGACGACAGTGCAAGCGGCGAGTCTGCTCTCGTTGCGATGGATGTCGGAGAATAAGGAGTCCCTGGGATGGCTGTATATAGGTATGTTATGTATCAAGAGCTGGTGGCATGTTCTGATTCAAGTAGGAATGGCGACAAGGATGGCGTACAATTTGGGCCTCAATCTAGATTGTGCTTCCTGGGTTGCGGCTGGAATGATTTCAGAGCAGGACGCCGAAGTCAGGAGAATCACTTGGTGGGGATGCTACAAGCTGGATAAGTGCGTCTTTTACTGTCAATGCGTGATCTTACTTACATATCCTAGGCTTTACTGTATTGGACTGGGCCGGCCTGGAACTACGAGGCTGTCTGATATTGTGAGTACCGCCATTAGTATACAAGACCAGACTAACTCGGCCAGACATGCCAGAAGCCAAAGCTTGAACCAGAAGTCGAGTTCGAACCATGGCTTCCTGAAGGAAAACAGGATGATTCTATGCTTGGTGCACATACGCGGACGATAACTGCGATGAGATACTCCTGCGACCATCTCAGCATGATATCAGAAGCCCTAGAGACAATGTGCGTCAGCTGCCTTCCTCTATACCAGTAGCTCACCTGAATAGATACGCCCCCGGACACCGCGTCAGCGAGCCAGAGGCTGAGAAGATTGTTGCGCGGGCAGACGTGGCATTTAATACTTTCTACAACTCCCTTCCAAGCCACCTGCGTTTGCCCTCGTCACCCAGGACACCCTCTTGCCCGCATATCTACCAGCTGCAGTGAGTGACCAGATACCTTCACTTTGATTACTGCCACTCATCATCTACTTTAGCATTCAATTCCACGTCCTGCAAATCCAACTCCATCGCCCACTCATCCGCCACCGCCACGTACCGTCACAGGAAGTAGAAGAAGCCGACACCCACCTCGAAGCATGTCGTAAATCAGCAACAACCATATCCCGAATCTTGAAGACATACCAAGTCCACTATACCCTGGTCAGAACTTACCTGTAACCTGTTATTCCCATCCTACGCACATCCATCTAACACTCCCCTTCTAGCGCCTCACACCCGTCGTCACAGTGGTAAACACATTCAGCGCCGCCGTAATCCACCTCATGGGCGCTGCATCGCCAGACGAAGAGATTCGGCGATCGGCCCAGCGGTGTCTGCGCAtttgcatcctcgccctggAGCAAATGGCCCTAGCCTGGATGTGGAGTCGGCGGGCCCTGCGCGCGGTTAGGCTTTTGGCGAGGGAGTGGCTTATTACTGATCCTACACTATTATCATCGAGGGAGCacgaggatgatgggaatgggaacgGAGATGGGAATATGCGATCTCAAACGCCGtcgaaggagattgaggataCGAGCATGTCTGCGTGTAATGGTGCGCCGCCGACGCCGTCACTGCAGCCACTAGAGCCAGCACCGCAGTATTGGACACTTGGGGGCAGTACAGATACTGGACTCGATATGCCATTTCAAGGAGCCTCGGGTGTACAACCACGAGATCTTTCCTTCTGTGACTTCGGCGACTTTAGTGACCCTACTTATCTAGGCCTCGACCTCAACGACACCGACTGGCTAGCAAGCTTGAATGCAGTAGAGGGACTaggtggtggatttgatAGTAGCGCACAGGCGGACCCGTGGGTCACAAGTGCTCTTTCTCAATACCCCTTTCAGGACCAGTGGGTTGGGATTCCCGAGGCATTGTGGCCAGTCCAGGATGGGGTTTAGAGTGGACTGGGATAGAATGGTGTCTTTCGAGCTGAGTGGGCATTCTGTATCACTAATACTGCTTTATTAGAATAAGATATACCAATTACTCTGGTATGCACTGCAGGGAGTGATTCGGGTGAGCAGTATCCGCAGATAAAGGCACGAAAGACGTGATTATCGCCAGCTGCAAAGGAGACCTAAGGAAGATTATAGAATAAACTTTGGATGCACCGTAGATCCGGGAAAGCAGTATCCTATCTAGGGTACACCGAAGCACTTTATCTGTCCCTAATCGTATTGAATACTGATACGTATGATCCGCTTCCCCGCATTCCGGGTGAGCATTACCCTTGAAAGCCTGGTAAATACGGGGTTACGATTGGCCCATGCAGTCCCACTCCAAATGCTTGATCGACGGTGCAGCGTGAACTATCTGCTGCTTCGCTGATCATGAGAGTGTATAAATATGTAGGTTCGTAGCTCGGAGGCTGGTGTATTTTGTTTGTATATCCAGCCGGCAAGGTATCAACATGGTCGCTTTCAAATGGGGTGGGAAACCCATCACAGGGTACAACCTGCTGGTATGTTAGAGAGCGAAATCCTCCTTGGACACTGTGAATAGTTAGAGTGCTAACGCGGCCGGAGATAATTGCCTTTGCCACGCTGGGCAGCCTCGCGTATGGCTATTCAGCAGCAATCATCGGCTCTACGCTGGGCCAACCCTCGTTCCTCGCCTACTTTGGCCTCGACACTGCAAGCAACTCCGCCGCGTTACAGGGTGCCATAAATGGACTCTTCCAGGCTGGAGGGCTCTTTGGGACTCTGGTGTTTGGATTCCTGGCCGACAAGTGCGGACGATGTAAGGCGATCTTTATAGCAAcggttgttgctgttattGGGGGTGCCCTGCAGGCTGGATCTGTGCATATCGCCATGTTCCTTGTTGCGCGATTCATTACTGGCTTTGGCATTGGCGGACTTGTTATGTTGGTTCCGCTGTGGCAGAGTGAGGTTGCCCCGTCACACTCGCGAGGTCTCCTTGTTGGTCTACACGGAGTCTCCATCCTGGCTGGATACTCGCTGTCCGCGTGGGTTGGGTACGGCTTCTACTTTGTGAATGTGGCCGGGGCGCAGTGGCGTCCCCCTCTTGCGCTGCAGTGCTTCCCACCTCTTGCCCTTGGGGCCGGTATCCTCTTTATCCCCGAGTCCCCTCGATGGCTCGTCGAGAAAGACAAGCTCCTCCAGGCAAAAGCCACCCTGGAACGAATCTACCGCGACACAAACGACCCAAATGGCTCAGAAGCCCATCGCCAATTCCATCAAATCCGCTCCCAGCTCGAATTCGAGCGTgacctcccctcctcctggctATCCCTCCTCACAGTCCCCCATTACCGCCGCAGAACCCTCATCGGCTTCACAACCTTACTAGCCGGCCAGCTCACAGGAACAACCGTCATAAACAACTACGGCCCAACCCTATACAGCTCCCTCGGCCACGGCCCCGCAGCCAGCCTCGCCCTCTCAGCAGGCTGGCTAACAGAAGGTCTAGTctgcaacatcttcaacgccATCCTGCTCGACTACGTCGGCCGCAAATGGCTCATGACGACGGGTCTAGCCGGGTGCGCGGTCTCGCTGCTCGGCGCAGGCATAATGGTCGCTCTCTACGGAGGAACCGATAACAAGCCCGGGAACTCGGCGGGCGTGTTCTTCCTGTATCTGCATCTAACCTTCTACGCGACCTGCATGGATGCGTCGACGTATGTCTATGCGTCGGAGATCTGGCCCACGCACCTCCGCGCGAAGGGGTTTGCTGTCTCGGTTGCGGGTTTGTTTGTGGGGTCGCTAACGCTGCTGGAGGCTGCGCCGACGGCGTTTGAGACGATTGGGTTTCggttttatcttattatgATGGCGTTTACGGTTGTTTGTGCGGTGGTCTTTGCGGTGTTTTTTCCCGAGACGAAGGGGTTGTCGTTGGAGGAGGTTGCGAGGTTGTTTGGCGATGAGGTTGCTGTTTCTTCTGTGGGTGTTGAATGTGCGGATGGAgagaggacgagggagaaggagttggagtCTTGATTGCTTTGAGAAACCCGCGTTTAAGaagaataaatactaaatactgGATTTGGCTCgtctaaata
This genomic interval from Aspergillus puulaauensis MK2 DNA, chromosome 7, nearly complete sequence contains the following:
- a CDS encoding carbon-nitrogen hydrolase family protein (COG:E;~EggNog:ENOG410Q9QJ;~InterPro:IPR036526,IPR044149,IPR000132,IPR003010;~PFAM:PF00795;~go_function: GO:0003824 - catalytic activity [Evidence IEA];~go_process: GO:0006807 - nitrogen compound metabolic process [Evidence IEA]), with protein sequence MSIRQWKAAICQSEPCWFDKAAAITKSLHLISEAKQNGASLIAFSEVWVPGYPNFLWSGNYKENIPLVQKYMANSISAYGEEMLAIRQAAAKHSIYIVFGFSERVGSSLYLAQVMIGPDGNILLHRRKTKPTHVERTLFGDATGDSLTTVVDTPLGRIGMLNCWEHLQPLLKYHTYSQGEQVHIAAWPFNGEYSGGPEPYSVSREANEVTASRMYALEGGVFVLCTNQVLSAAGAKLNSEGQAGASKGSFMLSGGGGCASVFGPDGRQLTEAADPNFDGLIYCDIDLDQIDYAKHLTDPVGHYSRPDLLRLLVDDQPKHHVVRVNPDGPTETTYAAADSGRTLLSTHLSLDVLLAEEGK
- a CDS encoding enoyl-CoA hydratase/isomerase family protein (COG:I;~EggNog:ENOG410PH1Q;~InterPro:IPR001753,IPR018376,IPR029045;~PFAM:PF00378,PF16113;~go_function: GO:0003824 - catalytic activity [Evidence IEA]), translated to MQVPKSANLITSSPAPGVLLVLINRPKKLNSLSQQDSRDLDAVFQWFDNEPALRVAIISGVGRAFCAGADLNEWMKTAQTGHRLQLPPTGFGGISQRQGKKPIIAAVNGIAYGGGCEMAVNCDLVIACVSATFALPEVKRGVTALAGVLPRIVRTAGRQRATEFALTGRAVSAEEFEKWGICNEVVGEGRDVVGVAVEYAKAIAANSPDAVIVTREGLKLGWEALGVDEASRLFEARWSATLYEGPNLVEGLRAFAEKREPRWHSKL
- a CDS encoding fungal specific transcription factor domain-containing protein (COG:S;~EggNog:ENOG410PQHJ;~InterPro:IPR007219;~PFAM:PF04082;~TransMembrane:2 (o555-577i589-607o);~go_function: GO:0003677 - DNA binding [Evidence IEA];~go_function: GO:0008270 - zinc ion binding [Evidence IEA];~go_process: GO:0006351 - transcription, DNA-templated [Evidence IEA]); its protein translation is MTDRPNPRKRVSLACEQCRAKRTRVGSTVMPASEADADADNSVTEDSPNVAHVCRRTVPANTPAAKINESTSPGELFLTLANSDRPPSKRYVQSLQAHIAVLERQLVELGGKVSRLETGRENAATADGEPNSPPNNLVETKSSDLRDPIEELTQRAGRLNIGEDGQLRYFGAQSNYHLLHGPIYNETTRPIQEFQEIGLATAGLLCRAVDVPQGLQDHLLGLYWRWQNPWLYMIHKGSFMSDYRNGGRGKFCSPVLLFAIFALSSRYSDRVEVRSDPEDPHSAGNRFAEQAKILLQHECEAPTTTTVQAASLLSLRWMSENKESLGWLYIGMATRMAYNLGLNLDCASWVAAGMISEQDAEVRRITWWGCYKLDKLYCIGLGRPGTTRLSDITCQKPKLEPEVEFEPWLPEGKQDDSMLGAHTRTITAMRYSCDHLSMISEALETIYAPGHRVSEPEAEKIVARADVAFNTFYNSLPSHLRLPSSPRTPSCPHIYQLHIQFHVLQIQLHRPLIRHRHVPSQEVEEADTHLEACRKSATTISRILKTYQVHYTLRLTPVVTVVNTFSAAVIHLMGAASPDEEIRRSAQRCLRICILALEQMALAWMWSRRALRAVRLLAREWLITDPTLLSSREHEDDGNGNGDGNMRSQTPSKEIEDTSMSACNGAPPTPSLQPLEPAPQYWTLGGSTDTGLDMPFQGASGVQPRDLSFCDFGDFSDPTYLGLDLNDTDWLASLNAVEGLGGGFDSSAQADPWVTSALSQYPFQDQWVGIPEALWPVQDGV
- a CDS encoding sugar porter family MFS transporter (COG:G;~EggNog:ENOG410PM2U;~InterPro:IPR005828,IPR003663,IPR036259,IPR020846;~PFAM:PF00083,PF07690;~TransMembrane:12 (i12-38o58-82i89-107o113-136i148-173o185-202i272-293o305-329i336-361o373-394i406-422o434-455i);~go_component: GO:0016020 - membrane [Evidence IEA];~go_component: GO:0016021 - integral component of membrane [Evidence IEA];~go_function: GO:0022857 - transmembrane transporter activity [Evidence IEA];~go_process: GO:0055085 - transmembrane transport [Evidence IEA]), producing MVAFKWGGKPITGYNLLIIAFATLGSLAYGYSAAIIGSTLGQPSFLAYFGLDTASNSAALQGAINGLFQAGGLFGTLVFGFLADKCGRCKAIFIATVVAVIGGALQAGSVHIAMFLVARFITGFGIGGLVMLVPLWQSEVAPSHSRGLLVGLHGVSILAGYSLSAWVGYGFYFVNVAGAQWRPPLALQCFPPLALGAGILFIPESPRWLVEKDKLLQAKATLERIYRDTNDPNGSEAHRQFHQIRSQLEFERDLPSSWLSLLTVPHYRRRTLIGFTTLLAGQLTGTTVINNYGPTLYSSLGHGPAASLALSAGWLTEGLVCNIFNAILLDYVGRKWLMTTGLAGCAVSLLGAGIMVALYGGTDNKPGNSAGVFFLYLHLTFYATCMDASTYVYASEIWPTHLRAKGFAVSVAGLFVGSLTLLEAAPTAFETIGFRFYLIMMAFTVVCAVVFAVFFPETKGLSLEEVARLFGDEVAVSSVGVECADGERTREKELES